The genomic DNA GGTATTCATTTAACCTTTAATATAGAAATCTGTACaatatttatgtaaatatacaactatttttttatgtaatctTATCCTCCCACCGCTAGAGGGACCTAGATACAGACCCAGTTTCCCCAAAAACATGACGGCGCCTAATGTATGTGACCAGACATCAGACGGGGACGGATTGCAGAAATCACATGAAATGATCATGGGATATtaattgtgtttctctttttgggATAAGTAAATACGTAACATCAGCTTGATCTCCTATTTATTCGCCTTGTATTAAAGCGAATTAATTGTTGTGTTACTATAATAGGCTATCTCTATATCGGTGCAGGGTTTCTTTGTTTCGTGTGCATATACTGGAAATATAGATGCtattaaacaatgttttttgtatgtctttGTCAACGGGATTACTTTGTAACTTTAAAAGAAGTAATAAcgataattaaataaatctaaCTGATGCACTTTCAGTTTCTTtgtgattgttttgttgtttgaaatAAAGCCATCATAGATAAAGTTATACATAGTGGCATATCTTGCATTAAACAGGTTGAATGGGAAATGCTATTTTCGGAGAAATAGTAGACGTAGTAAAATATAATTGCATAAGAAAGCGGGAAAATACAAAGCTTTTTGTTTTGACATCTGGCGGGAAAATGAAATCAGCACGTAAAATAGCTAAAGGCATTGCGAAACTTAACTAAATGAGTTTAGTAAAGTAACTAGCAGTTGCCTGTTTTAGAATAAGCCCTGAAATGTGTATTTGGTCCAGAGGGTGTTGTAAGGGGAAAGGTATATAGTCATTATTAACCCTATTTTTGCATGCCAATGTGAATGCCTACACGTGAATATAACttccatttcaattaaaatataacataacTTATAAATATAAcactaatacataaatacattactaGTATTATGTTTAGTTTAGCTAaacgtgtgtatgtatgcatctaTATATGCTTGATTAAAACAGTATATTATATAAgctatatttataattataaacacacacacatatatatatatgtgtgtgtgtgtgtttataattataaatatagcttatatatatatagacatacaCATCTATACAGGCGTTTTAGCGCGCCTTTTCTTGACAATAGTAATCATGCACCAGAGTTACAAAACGGACTTGAAATTCCCGcaattctttagtaaaataacaCGAATCTGATTGGTTGTGCTGCCCGGTTCTTTAACTCCAAAGCCCTGACGCGTTTGACGTAGAGGTCTCCGATTGGCTGTGACCCCCAGCTGTGTAACGCGAAACGCCTGACGCATGTGACGTAGACGACTGCGATTGGTTGGGAGGAATCCCGGGCGCCAAGAATTGAAAAGATAAATTCACCCCGAGTGGGAAAAGTGTCTTGTCTTGCGTTTCGCAGAAGAGCGGCAGTTGCAGAGAGAAAGCCggctgtaattttttttttttaagtgaaactTCGTCGCATTTGCTGAAGCGTTTGAAGCCTCAGTTTAATTTTAACGCATCTTCAGTTACTTTGTTTTAGTACTATTTTAGCCAAAATGATTTCCAGCCGCTCTCCCCTCTCTTCCAAGAAGGAAAACGTCATCGCCTCTACGATGAGCGAGCTTTCCTTCCTCGACAAGGAGAACACGGTGAGTCCTTCATTATCTGTCATTAACACAATACATAAACAGACCTCGCCTATCGAGCGGTATTGTAACTCACCTGTGTGGGATTAAACTCCTCCTGCATGAAGAAACTCCATTTTAGACATTTTATATCAATTAAACCAACATCTAACTGCACTGAATTGTaaattgagctttttttttgttaagctaaaaaaaatatacatctttGCATTTTAGCCTCCAAGTATGAACACTACACGCATCTTGGCATCCAAAACGGCAAGAAAAATATTCCAGGATGCAGAAACCGAGGTAAGCATGTCTGCTCTTATTTGCGAGATGACGCGGAGGCCGGTGGTTTTGCGGGTCACGGCTGGCTTGGCGCCAAATGCCGCGCAGGGATCCACCCGTCCGCTGCACGCCGCCCCTCCGCTCGCCGGGACCCGCTGCATAACCCATGGCTACACATATGCACATCCAGCCTGGGCTGAATTGATGTACATATTTAAGATGAATAGTTTTCTGCATTTCCCCCTTCCCCGCCTCGTTAACGTGTAATGTAATGGGGCGCTGCAATGCTTTTCCAGGCGAAACCTGTAGACGCGAGAAGAGACGTACAAGACGAGCCGCTGCTGAGAGACAATCCCCGCCGATTCGTCATCTTCCCCATCAAGTATCACGATATCTGGCAGATGTACAAGAAAGCGGAGGCCTCGTTCTGGACCGCGGAAGAGGTGCGTGCGATCAGGGTGGGGGGTCGGCTGCCTTGACTCGGCACTGCTGGTGACCATTAATGTTATGCAAGGAGAATTGATGTGAAACTGTAATGGTGCCACTTCTACCCAAGCCCTACTTGAATAGCCCCTGCAGTTTAATGACTTGCTGTATACTgacaaaatgtacaattgtagtagtagtagtagtagttcacTCCCTTGGACATGTTTTAAGATTAGTGTGCAGTAAACCTTTAATGCCTTAATGTGACTGTGGGGCTGTGCAGCCTTGTTCAGTTGGGTGGGGTTTGCCATGCTGATGCTGGCCTCTGTGGTTTCAGGTGGACCTCTCTAAAGACCTCAAACACTGGGAATCCCTGAAGGACGAGGAGCGCTACTTCATCTCCCACGTGTTGGCATTCTTTGCTGCAAGTGATGGCATTGTTAATGAGAATCTGGTAGGTTATTAACGCACTTTAAAATGCACAATCACTTGCACACACATGCAAGGTGTTTTAGCGTATTTTAATAGTCTTATGCTTTAGAAAACCAAATGGCACCGAAAGTCTTTCTGGTTGAGTTTTTACACCAATTCACGCCATTCTAGATCTTGTATTTTTAAGAGGTCTTTGCCGTATATGGAAAGGACAAACTACTTTCATATACTAGTCTAGTAACtgaattttttttccttcaaaagGTGGAGCGCTTTAGCCAAGAGGTTCAAGTAACTGAAGCACGGTGCTTCTACGGTTTCCAAATTGCCATGGAAAACATccactctgaaatgtacagccTGCTTATTGACACATACATCAAAGACTCAAAAGAGAGGTGAGTGTGTTGCCTACCGCTCCACGAAAATGCTGCTAGACAGAAGTCGTGACTCAAAAGCTAGCCTCCTCAGTTGCATGCTGCTAATTGGGCACATTAATGCCACAATCTTATTTCAgcaaggtggtggtgagggTTTTATACCCTCTGTATTCTGAAATTGGGTCTGGCATTTTTGCTTTGGTCACGATTTATCCTCCGCTGAAGCATAGCCAATGGCCTGGTTGTTAATGTCCTTGTTTTTGGCATCTCCTCTAGAGAGTACCTCTTCAATGCCATTGAAACCATGCCGTGTGTGAAGAGGAAGGCTGACTGGGCTCTGAACTGGATTGGAAACAAAAACGCACAATATGGTAAGTTCAGACAGCTCTGGCCCTTTGAGCACGAGACCCGGAACAGTTTTGGTTTGTATGCACTACCTGACTAATGCCAATTTGGCTGTAGGTTTTTGAACTCTAAGATTGAATGGTCTCCgtactgaccgtttttcttctCTCAGGCGAGCGCGTGGTGGCGTTTGCTGCAGTGGAAGGGATTTTCTTCTCTGGGTCGTTTGCCTCTATTTTCTGGCTGAAGAAGAGAGGTCTGATGCCAGGACTGACCTTCTCCAATGAGCTGATTAGCAGAGACGAGGTGGGTTCCGTATAATATAAACCCATTCACTAAATAGATTGAAGTAACTTTACCGGGAAATAAAAACGTGTCTGACAAGTGGGAAGGGAGCTGTATTTAAATCAACTAGTGTTAAGGTGATCTAATGgtttttgtattaaatgttttcaCTGGTCACTACAGCCTTTTGGAGTGAGGTTATTCCATTGCATTAGAGTTCTGATGGGGTGACTTGTGGAAGCTCTACTCTGCCTATGCCTACTGTAGCTCATCCAAATCTGTTCCTCCAGGGCCTGCACTGTGACTTTGCCTGCCTCATGTTCAAGCACTTGGTCAACAAACCCTCTGAAGAAAAAGTACGAGCAATCATCACAGATGCTGTCCAGATAGAACAGGTAAGTGTGGGAATTAATTTGACATGAATGGTTCTGTTTTTGgggtgttttgtttggtttttgagGCTTAATGACTTTCTCTTCCTATAGGAATTCCTCACAAAAGCCTTACCAGTGAACTTGATTGGCATGAACTGCCTGTTAATGAAACAATACATTGAGTTTGTGGCTGACCGACTGCTGCTGGAGCTGGGTTTCAGCAAGGTAACCTTACTGTTGTGCACTTGTTATTGAACCATTAATCATATTCTGAGATTTAATACCTACTGGTTTCAAGGTTTTTTTCCTCTGAATATCTTGGTGTCAATTAATATTTGTCCAATCAGTCTTTCCTTTTAATTCTGTCCATCCCTAATTCAACACTATGGACTTATGTGATTTAAGAGCTTGGTGTATGTATATAGATGTACATTtgtgcaagtttttttttgtaaagcaaTCTCTTCTAATCCCCATCTCCCATGTACTTTTTTGCAGATTTACAAGGTTGAAAATCCATTTGACTTCATGGAGAACATTTCTCTGGAAGGAAAGACCAACTTCTTTGAGAAGCGGGTAGGAGAGTACCAGAGAATGGGTGTGATGTCCAGCCCGACAGACAACACATTCAGGCTGGATGCAGACTTCTGAGTGGACTACCTCAGGTGTAGATCTGGACTTTTAATGCATTAACACTTGAAGTGGAAACCATCTACCTGGACATATTGACAGTTTGCACAACCCACTTTCAGTGTGCATTTAGTTGgtactttgttttatttcagccaGTCTCTGTGAAATTCATTTGTTCAACTTTGCATTGATTTGGAATAGTGGATCAAATCAACATTGTTCCAGTTAGATTGTAGAGATGGGACACCAAACTTATAACTTACACTGATCTGCATTTTCCTAAACCAGGTATTTTTTGTTGCTTTGCAGTAAAAATGCTGATTTTTAGGAGAATGTAGCCATTGAAGTTGGTTAAATTACAGATTGAAATAACGGGTCATTTTGGACTAGTGTATTGAAATGAATTTAAAACCACAGCGGAGTCTAATGCACAAGGCTGTGTACTTGAATGAAATTGGtcaatttaaacaaatacagacTAAATTAACACTGTACCCTTTCTTTGACTTCTGTGGAatttaatgtacattttgttttaatgtattttgtataattgttttataataaagactttttaaatgtttcccccccTGAAATCTCATGTACTAATTAAATTAGTTgcatatacatgtgtgtatatagaaCACTTTAGAGTATTTGCACATAAGGTGGTGCTAAATCAGTCATCCTCTGTGGTTGTAAAGTGCAGTTTTCAATTTGCTTCTAGTCATGGCATGTGTAAGGCCTTTAGGCTTAAAAGGGTCCTAATGCTTTATGGCTATGGGAGCTGACTGCTTATGACTTCCTGGTACAGTACAATATGTGCAATATAAGGGAACTGTAAAGAcaatgtataataaaaaaaaaaaactggtttgGGCAAAGAATACAGGCGAGTCAATCTTTTATAAATTACAATTGCATGCAGTGTATTGAATATTGTTCTATATGGAAATTTGAAAAGTTCTTGCAAGCTTTAAATTTTCCAAGGACTAGTTTAcacaagatatctcaaatgccCAACTGTTTTGTGAAGATGGAAATGCTATCCCACAATCCTTTTCCACCATTTCCACGGGACAGGATCTCCGAGCTGCAGGCAGGCAGAGCAGTGTGCTTTCTTACCATCACGTGTCCTGACCAGTTATCCATTTTCATGAGAGTCACCCTCCAGTGTAGAAAACTGGGGTGAGGCTATCTAGTAATTTAATCAAATAACCAGTTTTTGATTTATGCTCTACAAAATATCAAGATCACTCATCTATTTAGGTTTCCTTCAAGAATTAAGTTTACAAATagttatgtattttgttatctATATTGCAGCAAAATTTGTaaatttaatttgatatttttataAACCTTAACCTTCGTGCATTAATCTAAAGCTATGACCAGTTACATCTAAAAGGACAAGGAAACTTCATTCAGTCCAAATCacccatttttttaaattaatctaaTAAAAGCATTTTTAGATCAAATTCTCTATGTAGGCAAGGTTAAAACTCCTTTATCGAGTGGCAACCCAACACAAGCGCTGCGCTCAGCCACGCCGCCTGAGCAgtcttgtagcgcagatctgcagaatcccaccgatcccattggcggagccgcGCAAATCTGCGCAAATCTGCGCAACACGAAcgttttccccctttttttttcaCCCAGCTTAAATCACATGGGTGTCATATTGACATATGCAAAGCGAGGCTCTTGAGCTGCGATT from Amia ocellicauda isolate fAmiCal2 chromosome 1, fAmiCal2.hap1, whole genome shotgun sequence includes the following:
- the rrm2 gene encoding ribonucleoside-diphosphate reductase subunit M2, which codes for MISSRSPLSSKKENVIASTMSELSFLDKENTPPSMNTTRILASKTARKIFQDAETEAKPVDARRDVQDEPLLRDNPRRFVIFPIKYHDIWQMYKKAEASFWTAEEVDLSKDLKHWESLKDEERYFISHVLAFFAASDGIVNENLVERFSQEVQVTEARCFYGFQIAMENIHSEMYSLLIDTYIKDSKEREYLFNAIETMPCVKRKADWALNWIGNKNAQYGERVVAFAAVEGIFFSGSFASIFWLKKRGLMPGLTFSNELISRDEGLHCDFACLMFKHLVNKPSEEKVRAIITDAVQIEQEFLTKALPVNLIGMNCLLMKQYIEFVADRLLLELGFSKIYKVENPFDFMENISLEGKTNFFEKRVGEYQRMGVMSSPTDNTFRLDADF